CCAATTTGCTATAATGTAATTAAAAAATAGATTGTTCTAGCGCAAgtgtttttttttgcaaaatagaATCAATGAACTATTTATTACCGAAGAACGAGCACCTAAACACTCaccgcagagagagagagagagagagagagagagagagagagagagagagagagaaagagagagtatGTATAGAAATGAGAACAGAACACAATTCAATGGGGCGGAGTAGTTGTATGAAAAAAAAAACATGCTATTGTGTTTTGTTCTAATGATTGTATGCCAACGTTTTTCGAAGCCTTCATTTCACCTGCCATTGTCGACCAATCAAGCTGCAGAGTTATGTCTCTCTTGACAATCTAATTTATCCATCGTTTTCTTAATAAAAAGATTTTGGCCGACTTTTTGTGCTTTGTCGAGTGAATATGGTGGTCTTTTAATTATGTTTCCTTTAAGGAACTACTCCGTAAGAGGTGTTCACTAGGAGCTAATGTTTGTtggtttgggttgctcatcaagcgtATCGCTCGATCACTAGGAGCTAATGTTTAAGTGGAAGACTTGATTCGGCGTTGACACCCGGATATGATGGGTAAGAAGCAATGGTGGCGATAAAGCGAGTTCGAATTGAGGAGGTTGTGGCGGCTTGAGAAGAAATAAGAGAAGGGGCATTGGACTATACTCCTTGGTTCACAAAAAAAAGCAACGGTGGCGATAAAGCGAGTCCCAATCTAGTGGTTCACAAAACTGAATGTGTTTTAAAAAGTGAATGATAAAAGGCAATATGTTATGGGCAAACACTTGGTTACATATGGACAAGTGTTGTACAGTGATACAACATCACTCTTTGTACAGTTCATTATTATAGGTTTACAATATCTTTGAAAAGCCTTTAACCAGCTTTGAAAACCAAACCAAATCTTAAACGTACGAAGCAATTGAGGACCATGTGTAATACTCCGTATCATGGTTACACAAGGCTTACCAACGTTTGGCGCCAATGCAACGTAACCTTGATAAAACGTTAGCTAGCTATAGGTGCATGCCACATTGCATGTCTAAATCTTTCCGAACGATCACATGTATACATGCACCAGAGGAAGGCACAAAGGCCATGCCCATGCGTGCAGCATTCATGCGATCGAAAAAAAGACCGTACGTACGTGCAGCTGTACGTACGGCCACTTTGTACTTTCCGTACCGTACCGTACTGGGCTTAGCTGGCGGCGTGGACCAGCGGGGAGCGTGGAGACAGCAGCGCCGCCATGGGGCTGGAGAGCGCATGGTACTGCGAAGCTATGCCGGCGTGGCGCTGCAGGCTGAGGTGGAGTTGCCCCTTGGCGGCCCAGCGCTGAGCCTTGGCCTGCTGGCGCTGGTGCTGGCGCACGAAGACCCGGATCCGGTCGAGCGCCACCTCCATGGTCTCGTCGTCCATGTTGGCGTGGCACACCCGGAACCACCCGGGCTCCCGGCAGTGGAAGGACGTCCCCGGCGACACGTTGAGCTTGACCTTGCGCACGATGACGCGCCACAGCTCCAGCTCCGCCTCCGCCGTCTTCTCCCCGCGGAGCATCCCGCGCAGGTCCATCCACGAGAAGAGCCCGGCGTTGCTGCGCAGGCACCCGATGCCCACCTCCCGGAGCCCCGCCGTGAACCGCTCGTTCCTCGCCGCCAGCCGCGCCGCGCTCTCGCGCAGGAACATCGCCATGAACGCCTCGTCCCCGAGCATCTTGGCCAGGAAGTGCTGCGTCTGCGAGGACACCAGCCCGAAGCTGGACATCTTGCGCGCGCAGGCCACGACGGCGTTGTTGAAGGAGTAGACGATGCCGACCCGGAACCCGGGGAGGCCGAAGTCCTTGGAGAGGCTGTAGGCGATGTGGATGAGGTCCCTGTCGGCGCCGGGCACGTCGTGTTCGATCACCTCGGCGATGCTCACGAACTCCGGCTTGGCGAAGACGGAGCCGGCGTAGATCTCGTCGCAGATCAGGTGCACGCGGTGCTCCGTCGCGAAGGTCGCCAGCATGGCCAGCGTCGCCCGGTCCGTGGTGGTGCCCAGCGGGTTGGAGGGGTTGGTGATGAGGATCCCCTTGACGACGATGCCGTCGCTCCGCGCGCGCTCGTAGGCGGTCACCAGCGCCTCCTTGGTGAGCCGGAAGTCGTTGGAGCTGTGGCACTCGATCGGCAGCAGCTTGATTCCTGATCTCCAGCAGCAGTCGCGGTCGAATCTGCGATGATCACAAACACAAGCACGCATATCGTCAGCCCTGGAGTCCCGATAAATACCTCACAACCTTGCATGCATGCTTACGTGTATATTATTAGTCAAAAAATTGACCGTGCGTGGGTCAATTAAGATGTTAACATGCACTAATTGAAAAGCAGTTTTATCTCCTAGACCAGACCGGCAACATCGTGCGCATGCGGCTCGCTGCACGACTAACTAGGTTGCGTGAGTCAATTCAACTTGAAGACATACCTACTTGAATTTGATCACGGAAACTGAAAAGCAGATTTTTTTCTCGTTGACACTAGAATAGTCTGTTGTTCTTGCCAAAATGATTTCACTGATCGTACTTTTGTTTACCTTTTGACCCGGTTTTCAGAGTCTACGGTTGACTTTCTACATGCACGAGAGGTAGACAAAAACCAAATTTAATTGGATTGTTATATCCAGCAGTTGACGACGAAAGCATACCCTGGGTAGTATGGCGTGGGCACGAGGAATGCCTCGCCGGGGTTGGCGAGGCAGAAGGCGAGCGTCTCCTGCGCTCCGGTGGCGCCGCCGCTCATCACGACGCGGTCGGGGTCAAATGTTGCCTTCCAGCCCCTCACCTGCCCCATGAACTGGGCCATTGCCTGCAGCATCAGAATCAGGAAGATTTGGTTAACAATGATCGGAGGAGGACGCTAGCTGCTCCGTCGCTATCGCACTAATAACAAAAAAAATAGGCTAATCCACATATTCTAATCTGTCTCATGTGTGCTTTGTGCTTAGCTAGCTCACCCGTCTGAACTCCGGGAGGCCATGGTAGTCCTGGAAATTGGCGATCCTCTTGAACTGCGAGGCGCCCTCCGCCGTGCAGATGGACGCCTCCGGGTGGTTCTTGCTCcactcctcgatcaggtccagcgAAAGCTGCAACGACATTTGCAGCACCGTCAGTTTCCATGGATTATTAAGGATGCTTACTAATGGCGCAGAAACATGCAGAAACAAGGCTGCGTCGTGATATACGTACTTGGTTCTCGGCGAGGCCCATCTGGATGACGCCGCCGCGGTTGTGGTGCAGGTCGAAGGGGTTCTCGTCGTAGGCCTTCCACCCGTCGAAGTAGGACGAGTTCTCGCCGTGGCCGTCGCCGGCGGCCATCCTCGATAGAAGCTCTGGTTTGCCCGCCATCTGTATTTTCCGGGTTTCCGAGGATCAGAAGCTGGGAGGCTGGCTAGGATGAATGCAGCAGGCAGGGACGCGGGGTAGCTGGCGCTAAGCAGGAACAGAGAAAGAAGAAGATAGCTAATCTAGCTGATTAAGTCGCTCGAACTGGTAGAGAGATGGCCAAAGTAAGCTGCGCGAGGATGCCAATTTATAGTGACGGGTGGATGGAGGTCAAGAGAGACAGAGGTTTGGCATATGCGCGCATGGCCGGGGAAACTTCCATGATGAGAGGGAGAGCAGGTGGAAGATGCAGCCAGGCTGGACGCTGACGTCTCTCGTTTCAGGTCCCCTTTACCGTCTCCGCCGACGACCTTCTGGTTTGTTGGGTAATTTGAtttcggttttgctatgtctcagtcaactgagattttcttaagtctaaatCACCTTTAATTTTGGAGGAATATATGCGATCTGGGAGACGAGCCGCGACGTGACGACGCTCCGTCATCGTCGACTCTTAAATTTATTAGGCACAGTAACCGGTCGACGTGCGCCCACGTGCGATGCGGAGAAAAACGCCGCCTACGGTCGCATACGATTCGAGCTTCTTCCCGCAAAGCGTTGAGACGATtcgggacgacggcgacggcgacggcactACCGCAGCTCGAACGATCGATCGGGCAATTCCACGGCGAAATTAACTCCACCGGTTGGGCCGGTCAAAATGCAAAGTGCTCGGCGGCGATGCCGTCGGTCGGCGTCGAGCGGCGGCTTGAGCTCGGGTTGAATGGGGCACGGTGACTTCTGTATCAGTCTGGTTCAACCGCCGGCGGAATGCAGCCACAATCATGGGCTGCTTCCCTGGGAGTTAATTTTCCGTGGAACTTATTGCATGTTCGCAGGATCGAATTTGCCTCGAAACGTACTGGTCCGCAAGCTCAGCAGTTTCCAATTGTACCTGTACTTCTTGGTCGACCTTTTCTTTGGCAACAAATGACACGATGTGCTAATTAATCCAAATATGTCTGGAAACATATATCACCGTccataacaaaataacaaatgacACGATGTGCTAAATTCGGTTGTCGCGCACCAACCGAACCGAATATGCACGGATGCACGTACAGCGCAACGTCGATGAAAGAGAAACTGGTTCATTTTGCCATACTGCTGCTATTAGTTTCTTCATTTTCAGGTGAGTAGTCAACTTGCCAACACAACTTTCATGCCTAGGCTTGTACGTGGTGCTGGCCGAAACAAGTTGCAGCCAATTTGGGCACGACGGTGACCACATTTTTTCCGCAACAAGCAAAGAAAATGCGCCAAAACATGGTTCTCATGCATAATAGTGTGTGGTACCATGGGTCAActtctttttttttcaaaaagaGGGAAAAGAGTCTGGCCTCTGAATCGAAATGATGCATGAAATGGACAGTGTCAACGTAAGCTACAAGAAATGAGGAAAACAAAACTATATTTGGCGAGAAGGGTACTACGAGGAAATATCAATCCAGATCTAACCATGCAGGTGCCTAAAATATGGACCGTTGGTTCAATCTCCTTTTGCGAATCCATGCCACCACTTTCCAAAATTTAGCAAAAAAATATTGCAAATTTTGTTAAATTCTAAAAAATCTCACAAATTTTATTGAGTGGAAACTTATCCTTGTAAATTTTCATATAAAAGATATCATAATTTGCTACGTTTCATGAAAATGGGAATCCCATAGTTCAAGTTATTGAACTTACTCTATAACACTCTTATTTTCTAAGATTTTTTTTCCTACATTTGATAGGTGGATTATGTTTTATCTAGGTCCCAAAACTAGCTCGTCTGAATCATGAAGTTGCTTAAATTTTGAGAACACGCATGGCAAGTTTTAAAACTCCGCTTTAGGTGCTATGGGACATATACTTATGGTGGTTTTTCATAGTGAAAGCAACATAAGAGAGAATGTGTTTATTATATGTCAAGAATAATAGACAATTAATTGAAAAGAAGTGAATGATGACCGTGTTGTTGGGTACTAAACACTAACACAAGTAGCATGGCAATGTTTAATAACTTAAGGACATGAGGTCATAATCTATTAGTGAATATAACATCAAACTTCACCGAGACTCAGTTATCTACCAAAGAGCAACTGCCAATGACACAAAGCATCTCTTATGGACGATTCTATTCAAACAATTGGGGTGTCTTTGGTACCACACAACTCACGAAAAAACAGGCCGCACAAATGAGAGCTCGTTGTTTTAACCAGACATGGGGCTACAAGTTACCCTTGTGGTACTTTTTTGGTAGGATTTTAAGCCTATAAGAACAAACACATGTGTGATCAAGGGCAACATGAAATAGGGGCAAAAAGATTGATTGGGTCTATGTATGACATTCAAAAGTAGAAGGTTAGGTGGTATATGGTAGATCATGgctctttgatacgtctccaacgtatctataatttcttatgttccatgctagttttatgacaatacctacatgttttattcgtactttatatcgttttgatgcattttccggaactaacctactaacaagatgccgaagtgccagttcctgttttctgctgtttttggtttcagaaatccaacaaaggaaatattctcggaattggacgaaatcaatgcccacaatcttatatttcacggaagcttccagagagccagagagggaccagaggggagccctgggggccccaccccacatggcggcgcggccaacggggggggggggggggcgccagcctatgggggggccaccccctggctcctccgaggctgcccttccgcctatatattctctccgcctcgaaaaccctaaaaagataagccacgggacgagaaaagttacgcagccgccgccatcgcgaagccaagttcgggggacagaagtctctgttccggcacgccgcctgatgacccacaagtatagggggtgtatcgtagtatcttcgataagtaagaatgtcgatcccaacgaggagcagaaggtgttgacaagcagtttcgatgaaggattcactgtaaatgctcacagacaagtattcagggggttttgatgtaacagttgaataaagtacgagtaagtaaagtgcgagagtaataattgcagcgagtggcccaatcctttttagcacaaaggacaagccggtttgtttacttataattaccaaacgttctcgaggacacacgggattttagtctagtgctttcgctacatacggctaaataatcttcattgttatgataagtgttgtgtgggtgaacctatgctaatgtaccgcccttcctaggactaatacatacttgtgattataccccttgcaagcatccgcaactacaagaaagtaattaagaataaatctaaccacagccttaaactctgagatcctgcgatccctcctgcatcgatataccagcgggggtttaggtttctgtcactccggcaaccccgcaattggcaaacgaatacaagatgcattcccctaggcccataaatggtgaagtgtcatgtagtcgacgttcacatgacaccactagaagaataacaccacaacttaaatatcacaccattgaatattactcatccatagttcactactaacatttagacttcacccatgtcctc
This region of Lolium perenne isolate Kyuss_39 chromosome 2, Kyuss_2.0, whole genome shotgun sequence genomic DNA includes:
- the LOC127336444 gene encoding 1-aminocyclopropane-1-carboxylate synthase 2; this translates as MAGKPELLSRMAAGDGHGENSSYFDGWKAYDENPFDLHHNRGGVIQMGLAENQLSLDLIEEWSKNHPEASICTAEGASQFKRIANFQDYHGLPEFRRAMAQFMGQVRGWKATFDPDRVVMSGGATGAQETLAFCLANPGEAFLVPTPYYPGFDRDCCWRSGIKLLPIECHSSNDFRLTKEALVTAYERARSDGIVVKGILITNPSNPLGTTTDRATLAMLATFATEHRVHLICDEIYAGSVFAKPEFVSIAEVIEHDVPGADRDLIHIAYSLSKDFGLPGFRVGIVYSFNNAVVACARKMSSFGLVSSQTQHFLAKMLGDEAFMAMFLRESAARLAARNERFTAGLREVGIGCLRSNAGLFSWMDLRGMLRGEKTAEAELELWRVIVRKVKLNVSPGTSFHCREPGWFRVCHANMDDETMEVALDRIRVFVRQHQRQQAKAQRWAAKGQLHLSLQRHAGIASQYHALSSPMAALLSPRSPLVHAAS